The following are encoded together in the Anaerostipes caccae L1-92 genome:
- the arcC gene encoding carbamate kinase gives MYTRKRIVIALGGNALGDSLPEQMTAVKSTSKAICDLIEDGHEVVIVHGNGPQVGMINNAMSALSREDENQPNTPLSVCVAMSQGYIGYDLQNAIREELRKRGFLRTPVVTIITQVRVDEKDPAFDNPSKPIGRFLSKEDADFQAKEYGHIMKEDAGRGYRRVVASPKPKEIVELGAIRNLVDSGRVVITCGGGGIPVTLKGDHLSGASAVIDKDFASSLLAKELDADVLIILTAVEKVAINFGKENEQWLSDLTIEEAERYIGEGHFAPGSMLPKVQAAIDFAGSKAGRTAMITLLEKAKDGIMGKTGTRIHK, from the coding sequence ATGTATACTAGAAAAAGAATCGTCATCGCTTTAGGCGGCAACGCTCTGGGAGATTCACTGCCGGAGCAGATGACTGCCGTTAAATCCACATCCAAAGCTATCTGTGACCTGATTGAAGACGGCCATGAGGTTGTCATTGTCCACGGAAACGGTCCCCAGGTCGGTATGATCAACAACGCCATGAGTGCATTAAGCCGGGAAGATGAGAACCAGCCAAACACTCCTCTGTCCGTCTGTGTGGCCATGAGCCAGGGCTATATCGGATATGATCTCCAGAATGCCATCCGGGAGGAATTGAGGAAGCGAGGATTCCTCCGGACACCGGTAGTAACGATCATCACACAAGTCCGGGTAGATGAAAAAGATCCGGCCTTCGATAACCCATCTAAACCGATTGGCCGCTTCCTCTCCAAAGAAGACGCGGATTTTCAGGCCAAAGAATACGGCCATATCATGAAAGAGGACGCAGGCCGGGGCTACCGCCGGGTCGTGGCTTCCCCAAAACCGAAAGAAATCGTAGAGCTTGGGGCTATCCGCAATCTGGTGGACTCCGGACGTGTCGTGATAACCTGCGGCGGCGGCGGAATTCCTGTGACTTTAAAAGGCGATCATTTATCCGGTGCCAGCGCGGTCATCGACAAGGACTTTGCCAGCTCCCTGCTGGCGAAAGAACTGGATGCGGACGTGCTGATCATCCTGACAGCCGTGGAAAAGGTGGCCATCAATTTCGGCAAAGAAAACGAACAATGGCTGTCTGATCTGACCATCGAGGAGGCAGAGCGCTACATCGGGGAAGGACATTTTGCTCCCGGCTCTATGCTCCCGAAAGTACAGGCCGCTATCGACTTCGCCGGCTCTAAGGCAGGACGTACTGCCATGATCACTCTTTTGGAAAAAGCAAAGGACGGAATCATGGGGAAAACTGGCACACGGATTCACAAATAA
- a CDS encoding MerR family transcriptional regulator yields the protein MLRIGDFSKLSRVSIRMLRHYDKIGLLIPESVDESTGYRYYSESQLPEADTIQALRTMGFGLSVIGEILNKYENEEEMEQFLMIKREELLCQAQETEQRLRLLDNTIQWLRKDGNFMDYNVTLKTLPKRYVASVRQVIPAYDCEGMLWETLNKEIAGQNVKPENPGYGLAVFHDKGFKESDVDVEIQVSVDGTYQDTEHVKFKYVDEMQIASVTYKGSYDQITRVNKAVAEWICENGYDFDGPSVCIYHVSPHDARTPEDLVTEVCFPVKKKEV from the coding sequence ATGTTAAGAATCGGAGATTTTTCAAAGTTGTCAAGAGTCAGTATCCGTATGCTGCGCCATTATGACAAGATCGGACTATTGATACCGGAGTCGGTAGATGAAAGTACCGGATACAGATATTACAGCGAATCCCAGCTTCCGGAGGCAGATACTATACAGGCATTAAGGACTATGGGATTTGGACTGTCTGTCATAGGGGAAATCCTGAATAAATACGAAAATGAGGAAGAGATGGAACAATTCCTGATGATCAAGAGGGAAGAACTTCTCTGTCAGGCTCAGGAAACGGAACAAAGACTCAGACTTCTTGACAATACGATTCAGTGGCTGAGAAAGGATGGAAACTTTATGGATTATAATGTGACGTTAAAAACACTGCCGAAGAGGTATGTAGCCAGTGTGAGACAGGTGATTCCTGCCTACGACTGTGAAGGAATGCTGTGGGAGACGCTAAATAAGGAGATTGCGGGGCAGAACGTGAAACCGGAAAATCCAGGCTATGGACTTGCTGTGTTCCATGACAAAGGGTTTAAGGAAAGTGATGTGGATGTGGAAATCCAGGTGTCTGTCGATGGAACCTATCAAGACACGGAGCATGTAAAATTCAAGTATGTGGACGAAATGCAGATAGCATCTGTGACATACAAAGGAAGCTATGACCAGATTACGAGAGTAAATAAGGCGGTAGCGGAATGGATTTGTGAAAACGGGTATGACTTTGACGGGCCGTCGGTCTGCATTTACCATGTGAGTCCGCATGATGCCAGGACACCGGAGGATCTGGTAACAGAAGTATGTTTTCCGGTCAAGAAAAAAGAAGTATAA
- a CDS encoding PTS glucitol/sorbitol transporter subunit IIA, producing the protein MILYETTVIDVGPEVKKFAEKGMLVTFAEKALITLKDYSYYIERSKINGEIGTARKLLIDGSEYTVIEIGSMVKDNLETLGHVTISFKEEGDCLPGSICVEKAEVPALRKGSRIQILSE; encoded by the coding sequence ATGATATTATATGAAACAACGGTGATTGACGTGGGACCGGAAGTGAAGAAATTTGCAGAAAAAGGAATGTTGGTTACATTTGCAGAGAAGGCTTTGATTACACTCAAAGATTATTCCTATTATATTGAGAGAAGCAAAATAAACGGAGAAATCGGCACAGCCAGAAAATTACTTATTGACGGATCGGAATATACGGTCATAGAGATTGGTTCCATGGTAAAAGACAATCTGGAAACATTGGGACATGTGACAATATCCTTTAAAGAAGAGGGAGACTGTCTCCCGGGAAGTATCTGTGTGGAAAAGGCAGAGGTACCAGCGCTGAGAAAGGGAAGCAGGATTCAGATATTGAGCGAATGA
- a CDS encoding phage baseplate protein — translation MNRWEDTVLTDKGAALQAKLADGQTLKITKVMTGASKVPVVNLRQQTRVTDGGKRIILQPPRTEGDQFIIPVLLENSGLEESYDLWQVGFYAKDPDEGEILYCIAQASERKNIPSASESPGFSVTWDFYFKTSNRVPFEVILNPNGLVNIEAYQRHTDEIEQVNSKVEDLSLDLKKQIDQMTDKIYPVGSIYISANNINPGLLFGGTWVAFAQGKTLFGFHSEDADFNYGEKPGGTKTHIHGTGNFTLGLPHIPSHSHSVNAFNIPSSGAHNHTFNWLSDNTIGGGGGRPGTNGSHTSTRSDIIVSSGGHAHTVPAHNTNNNGGGQAHNHGNTGSSGNLPPYLTVYIWKRTV, via the coding sequence ATGAATCGTTGGGAGGATACTGTTTTAACGGATAAAGGAGCGGCTCTTCAGGCTAAACTTGCAGACGGACAGACCCTGAAGATTACGAAAGTAATGACGGGAGCCAGCAAGGTTCCGGTGGTAAACCTGCGGCAGCAGACGAGAGTCACAGATGGTGGAAAACGGATTATTTTACAGCCGCCCAGGACGGAGGGAGACCAATTCATCATCCCCGTGCTGCTGGAAAACAGCGGCTTGGAAGAAAGTTATGATTTGTGGCAGGTAGGATTTTATGCAAAAGATCCGGATGAAGGAGAAATTCTTTACTGTATCGCACAGGCATCGGAAAGAAAAAATATACCATCTGCGTCAGAGAGTCCGGGGTTTTCTGTGACATGGGATTTCTATTTTAAAACATCGAATAGAGTGCCGTTTGAGGTAATATTAAATCCGAACGGGTTGGTAAATATAGAAGCATATCAGAGGCATACAGATGAAATAGAGCAAGTGAATAGTAAGGTAGAGGATTTAAGTTTGGACTTAAAAAAACAAATAGACCAGATGACGGATAAAATTTATCCGGTAGGGAGTATTTATATTTCTGCAAACAATATCAATCCCGGCTTGCTCTTTGGAGGCACGTGGGTTGCATTTGCACAGGGGAAAACCTTATTTGGTTTTCATTCTGAAGATGCAGACTTTAATTATGGAGAAAAACCAGGAGGTACAAAAACACATATACACGGTACAGGAAACTTTACTCTTGGACTGCCACATATTCCTTCACATTCTCACAGTGTAAACGCATTTAATATACCAAGCAGTGGAGCACATAACCATACATTTAACTGGTTATCTGACAATACAATCGGAGGAGGGGGTGGAAGGCCAGGTACGAATGGCAGTCATACAAGTACAAGGAGTGATATCATTGTAAGCAGCGGTGGGCATGCACATACTGTTCCTGCACATAATACGAATAATAATGGAGGAGGACAGGCACACAACCATGGGAATACAGGGAGTTCCGGCAATCTTCCTCCATATCTTACAGTTTATATTTGGAAGCGGACAGTATAG
- a CDS encoding MerR family transcriptional regulator — protein MFRIGEFSKLTQVTVRMLRHYDQTGLLKPAQIDPMTGYRMYSVEQIPVLNKIIYLRDSGFQVSEIKEALHAENPTSLTELLDKKYTAILNTIEIEKIRLKKIELAKHELLDSQNELHYQVSIKSIPSCRVLSIRKIIPDYYAEGDLWKNLSEFACSHHIAITDDAAFSIYHDAEYKEQNVDVELCVPVQSFSENKGGFIFRDTEPVPFMAFTMVYGPFSNIAGAYQSFAGWLQKNEQFQMSGQNRQIVHRGPWNEHNPENFLVEIQIPLKPPLSAFHLSNAPFSLDPHIV, from the coding sequence ATGTTCAGAATTGGAGAATTTTCCAAGCTCACGCAGGTTACAGTCCGAATGCTCAGACACTATGACCAGACAGGCCTTTTAAAACCTGCACAGATCGATCCAATGACCGGATACAGAATGTATTCCGTGGAACAGATTCCTGTATTAAATAAGATCATCTATTTGCGGGACAGTGGGTTCCAGGTCTCTGAAATCAAGGAAGCCCTTCATGCCGAAAATCCTACCTCTTTGACAGAGCTTCTTGATAAAAAATATACGGCAATACTGAATACTATAGAAATTGAGAAAATACGGCTGAAAAAAATAGAACTCGCGAAACATGAACTCTTGGACAGTCAAAACGAACTGCATTATCAAGTTTCAATAAAGTCTATCCCCAGCTGCCGGGTGCTCTCTATAAGAAAAATAATCCCCGACTACTATGCGGAAGGGGACCTGTGGAAAAACTTGTCCGAATTTGCCTGCAGTCATCATATAGCAATAACAGATGATGCGGCATTCTCTATCTATCATGATGCAGAATATAAAGAACAGAATGTCGACGTTGAATTGTGTGTTCCTGTCCAGAGCTTCAGCGAGAACAAAGGCGGCTTTATATTTCGGGATACAGAACCTGTCCCGTTCATGGCCTTTACAATGGTATATGGACCTTTTTCAAATATTGCAGGGGCATATCAATCTTTTGCAGGCTGGCTCCAAAAAAATGAACAGTTTCAAATGTCGGGCCAGAATCGCCAAATTGTACACCGCGGCCCCTGGAATGAACATAATCCTGAAAACTTTCTCGTCGAAATTCAGATTCCTCTAAAACCGCCGCTTTCTGCTTTCCATTTATCCAATGCTCCATTTTCCCTTGACCCTCACATCGTGTGA
- a CDS encoding SAM-dependent methyltransferase, translating into MTSFNIRSIGKIYTDEKGRFIKIDPPFIPALEALDGFTHINVIWWFSECDSDSDRDTLVTERPYKKGPRRMGIFSTSSPHRPNPIALSTAEILHVNHQNGEIQIAYIDANDNTPVLDLKPYTPSLDRIETPAVPEWCRHWPRSSEESADFDWDQEFNFQGHSPSRVPD; encoded by the coding sequence ATGACATCATTTAACATTCGGTCCATAGGAAAAATTTATACTGACGAGAAGGGAAGATTCATTAAGATCGATCCGCCGTTTATCCCCGCTCTTGAGGCTTTGGACGGCTTCACCCATATCAATGTCATATGGTGGTTCAGTGAGTGTGATTCGGACTCTGATAGAGATACTCTGGTGACAGAAAGGCCTTATAAAAAAGGTCCCAGACGAATGGGGATCTTTTCAACCAGTTCTCCCCACCGCCCCAATCCGATCGCTTTAAGCACCGCAGAGATTCTTCATGTTAATCATCAAAACGGTGAAATCCAGATTGCTTATATCGATGCCAATGACAATACCCCGGTCCTGGATCTAAAACCCTATACACCAAGCCTTGACCGGATAGAAACGCCTGCGGTACCTGAATGGTGCCGTCATTGGCCAAGAAGTTCTGAAGAATCGGCAGACTTTGATTGGGATCAGGAATTTAACTTCCAGGGGCACTCCCCATCCCGGGTTCCGGATTAA
- the trxA gene encoding thioredoxin, giving the protein MSIINITKENFQSEVLEAKKPILVDFWAPWCGYCRRISPALDQIGEDREDSVQIGKINIDEQMELAERFGVMTIPTMILFKDGKAGEPLVAAQTRDQIEQWMQEQK; this is encoded by the coding sequence ATGAGTATTATAAATATAACAAAAGAAAATTTTCAATCAGAGGTATTAGAAGCAAAAAAACCGATATTGGTAGATTTCTGGGCGCCCTGGTGCGGTTACTGCAGAAGGATCTCCCCTGCTTTAGACCAGATTGGTGAGGACCGGGAAGATTCGGTTCAGATTGGAAAGATCAATATTGATGAGCAGATGGAACTGGCAGAGAGATTTGGAGTGATGACGATTCCTACGATGATTTTATTCAAAGACGGGAAGGCCGGAGAGCCTTTGGTAGCAGCCCAAACAAGGGACCAGATCGAACAGTGGATGCAGGAACAGAAGTAG